From a single Leopardus geoffroyi isolate Oge1 chromosome E1, O.geoffroyi_Oge1_pat1.0, whole genome shotgun sequence genomic region:
- the LOC123602935 gene encoding translation initiation factor IF-2-like gives MRHSPVALSVAPAPHPPGTARGRGVQLPQLRRQAPPRWEGAVPLRPAWPHPALPRAPGGGTGAWRGQGLPAPGLPHCRPPRLGPAQTLGRISGPGRARARARARPLLRLGDRREGGAAARLESARAAEPGVRPRAAAASSESRTRKEETIEAHRGERSCPAAGDPGPRPSPAVRCEQGLGVPVGIGEPNRGGVSPAASPGSVGKCKRAGGTFTSTEAERGARVSACVREIHTHQEKVSDLNVSATNSS, from the exons ATGAGGCACAGCCCCGTGGCTCTCTCGGTCGCACCAGCTCCTCACCCCCCGGGGACTGCCAGAGGGAGGGGAGTCCAGTTGC CTCAACTTCGCCGCCAGGCGCCGCCGCGCTGGGAGGGCGCTGTGCCTCTGCGCCCGGCCTGGCCACACCCCGCGCTCCCCCGCGCTCCCGGGGGTGGAACCGGCGCCTGGCGCGGCCAGGGCCTGCCCGCCCCCGGCCTCCCGCACTGTCGGCCCCCGCGGCTCGGCCCCGCGCAGACGCTCGGCCGGATCTCGGGGCccggccgcgcgcgcgcgcgcgcgcgcgcgcgcccgctGCTCAGACTGGGCGACCGGCGAGAAGGCGGCGCCGCGGCCCGGCTGGAGTCGGCGAGAGCTGCAGAGCCCGGGGTCCGGCCACGAGCGGCGGCCGCGAGCTCAGAGTCCCGGACGCGCAAGG AGGAAACCATCGAGGCTCACCGGGGCGAGAGAAGCTGTCCCGCAGCAGGCGATCCAGGCCCACGCCCCTCACCCGCCGTGAGGTGTGAACAAGGTCTAGGGGTCCCCGTCGGGATTGGAGAGCCAAACCGCGGCGGAGTGTCCCCCGCCGCCTCCCCTGGCTCAGTGGGAAAATGCAAGCGCGCCGGGGGAACCTTCACTTCGACGGAGGCAGAGCGGGGAGCGCGTGTCAGTGCGTGCGTGAGAGAGATACATACACATCAGGAGAAAGTGTCTGACCTGAACGTGTCCGCGACCAACTCGAGTTGa
- the SPHK1 gene encoding sphingosine kinase 1 isoform X1, with amino-acid sequence MPESAAPRARPEDLAGRCPSLGAARDSASAVSSPSDPAAAGDDAGTSAAPIPGGKGEPLSPHRVARLGGTDKELKAGAAAAGSPPTALGTPWQREPRDEVMDPAGGGGSLLPERCRVLVLLNPRGGKGKALQLFWSHVQPLLAQAGISFTLMLTERRNHARELVQGLELGRWDALVVMSGDGLMYEVVNGLMERPDWETAIRKPLCSLPAGSGNALAASLNHYAGYEQVTNEDLLTNCTLLLCRRLLEPMNLLSLQTASGLRLFSVLSLSWGFIADVDLESEKFRRLGELRFTLGTFLRLAALRVYRGRLAYLPAGRGVPGVPASPAADRQDRQGPTDAHLVPLEEPVPAHWTVVPEQDFVLVLALLHSHLGSEMFAAPMGRSAAGTMHLFYVRAGVSRATLLRLFLAMEKGRHLEQACPYLVYAPVVAFRLEPKDGKGVFAADGELVVSEAVQGQVHADYIWMVSGCVGPPPGQKPRRGSPPEKPS; translated from the exons ATGCCAGAGAGCGCGGCTCCCCGCGCGCGGCCCGAGGATCTAGCTGGGCGCTGCCCATCTCTGGGGGCCGCCCGGGACTCCGCCAGCgctgtctcctctccctcagaTCCCGCAGCCGCAGGGGATGACGCCGGTACCTCCGCGGCCCCGATTCCGGGCGGGAAGGGCGAGCCCCTCAGCCCGCACCGCGTCGCCCGCCTGGGCGGCACCGATAAGGAGCTGAAGGCAGGAGCCGCCGCCGCGGGCAGCCCCCCAACAGCGCTGGGGACGCCCTGGCAGCGGGAGCCGCGGGACGAGGTTATGGATCCAG CGGGCGGCGGCGGGAGCCTGCTGCCCGAGCGGTGCCGCGTGCTGGTCCTGTTAAACCCGCGCGGAGGCAAGGGCAAGGCGCTGCAGCTCTTCTGGAGCCACGTGCAGCCCCTGCTGGCCCAGGCCGGCATCTCCTTCACGCTGATGCTCACCG AGCGTCGGAACCACGCTCGGGAGCTGGTGCAGGGGTTGGAGCTGGGGCGCTGGGACGCGCTGGTGGTCATGTCTGGAGACGGGCTGATGTACGAG GTGGTGAACGGGCTCATGGAGCGGCCCGACTGGGAGACTGCCATCCGGAAGCCCCTGTGTAGCCTCCCAGCTGGCTCCGGCAACGCACTGGCAGCTTCTTTGAACCATTATGCCGG CTATGAGCAGGTGACTAACGAGGACCTCTTGACCAACTGCACCCTGCTGCTGTGCCGCCGGCTGCTGGAGCCCATGAACCTCCTGTCACTGCAGACCGCCTCGGGGCTGCGCCTCTTCTCCGTGCTTAGCCTGTCTTGGGGCTTCATCGCCGATGTGGACCTGGAGAGCGAGAAGTTTCGGCGCCTCGGGGAGCTCCGCTTCACCCTGGGCACCTTTCTGCGCCTGGCGGCGCTGCGCGTGTACCGGGGCCGACTGGCCTACCTGCCCGCAGGAAGGGGGGTCCCCGGGGTGCCCGCCTCCCCTGCAGCGGACCGGCAGGACCGGCAGGGCCCTACGGACGCGCACCTCGTGCCCCTGGAGGAGCCGGTGCCCGCGCACTGGACGGTGGTGCCAGAGCAGGACTTCGTGCTGGTGCTGGCGTTGCTGCACTCGCACCTGGGCAGCGAGATGTTCGCTGCCCCGATGGGCCGCTCTGCCGCCGGCACCATGCACCTGTTCTACGTGCGGGCGGGCGTGTCTCGGGCCACGCTGCTGCGCCTCTTCCTGGCCATGGAGAAGGGGAGGCACTTGGAGCAGGCCTGTCCCTACTTGGTGTACGCGCCCGTGGTCGCCTTCCGCCTGGAGCCCAAGGATGGAAAGGGTGTGTTTGCCGCCGACGGGGAGTTGGTGGTCAGCGAGGCTGTGCAGGGCCAGGTGCATGCGGACTACATCTGGATGGTCAGTGGCTGCGTGGGGCCCCCACCCGGCCAGAAGCCTCGGCGGGGATCACCTCCAGAGAAGCCCTCATGA
- the SPHK1 gene encoding sphingosine kinase 1 isoform X2, whose product MDPAGGGGSLLPERCRVLVLLNPRGGKGKALQLFWSHVQPLLAQAGISFTLMLTERRNHARELVQGLELGRWDALVVMSGDGLMYEVVNGLMERPDWETAIRKPLCSLPAGSGNALAASLNHYAGYEQVTNEDLLTNCTLLLCRRLLEPMNLLSLQTASGLRLFSVLSLSWGFIADVDLESEKFRRLGELRFTLGTFLRLAALRVYRGRLAYLPAGRGVPGVPASPAADRQDRQGPTDAHLVPLEEPVPAHWTVVPEQDFVLVLALLHSHLGSEMFAAPMGRSAAGTMHLFYVRAGVSRATLLRLFLAMEKGRHLEQACPYLVYAPVVAFRLEPKDGKGVFAADGELVVSEAVQGQVHADYIWMVSGCVGPPPGQKPRRGSPPEKPS is encoded by the exons ATGGATCCAG CGGGCGGCGGCGGGAGCCTGCTGCCCGAGCGGTGCCGCGTGCTGGTCCTGTTAAACCCGCGCGGAGGCAAGGGCAAGGCGCTGCAGCTCTTCTGGAGCCACGTGCAGCCCCTGCTGGCCCAGGCCGGCATCTCCTTCACGCTGATGCTCACCG AGCGTCGGAACCACGCTCGGGAGCTGGTGCAGGGGTTGGAGCTGGGGCGCTGGGACGCGCTGGTGGTCATGTCTGGAGACGGGCTGATGTACGAG GTGGTGAACGGGCTCATGGAGCGGCCCGACTGGGAGACTGCCATCCGGAAGCCCCTGTGTAGCCTCCCAGCTGGCTCCGGCAACGCACTGGCAGCTTCTTTGAACCATTATGCCGG CTATGAGCAGGTGACTAACGAGGACCTCTTGACCAACTGCACCCTGCTGCTGTGCCGCCGGCTGCTGGAGCCCATGAACCTCCTGTCACTGCAGACCGCCTCGGGGCTGCGCCTCTTCTCCGTGCTTAGCCTGTCTTGGGGCTTCATCGCCGATGTGGACCTGGAGAGCGAGAAGTTTCGGCGCCTCGGGGAGCTCCGCTTCACCCTGGGCACCTTTCTGCGCCTGGCGGCGCTGCGCGTGTACCGGGGCCGACTGGCCTACCTGCCCGCAGGAAGGGGGGTCCCCGGGGTGCCCGCCTCCCCTGCAGCGGACCGGCAGGACCGGCAGGGCCCTACGGACGCGCACCTCGTGCCCCTGGAGGAGCCGGTGCCCGCGCACTGGACGGTGGTGCCAGAGCAGGACTTCGTGCTGGTGCTGGCGTTGCTGCACTCGCACCTGGGCAGCGAGATGTTCGCTGCCCCGATGGGCCGCTCTGCCGCCGGCACCATGCACCTGTTCTACGTGCGGGCGGGCGTGTCTCGGGCCACGCTGCTGCGCCTCTTCCTGGCCATGGAGAAGGGGAGGCACTTGGAGCAGGCCTGTCCCTACTTGGTGTACGCGCCCGTGGTCGCCTTCCGCCTGGAGCCCAAGGATGGAAAGGGTGTGTTTGCCGCCGACGGGGAGTTGGTGGTCAGCGAGGCTGTGCAGGGCCAGGTGCATGCGGACTACATCTGGATGGTCAGTGGCTGCGTGGGGCCCCCACCCGGCCAGAAGCCTCGGCGGGGATCACCTCCAGAGAAGCCCTCATGA